The following proteins come from a genomic window of Brassica oleracea var. oleracea cultivar TO1000 unplaced genomic scaffold, BOL UnpScaffold01278, whole genome shotgun sequence:
- the LOC106321162 gene encoding probable disease resistance protein At1g15890 isoform X1, whose translation MGGCVSVDIPCDQVVSQTYRCLFGDGNHIHMMKPNLEALDTATRELRERRVDLSRRVSLEEDKGLERLAKVEGWLSRAESIDSEVSDLLREEPTETKRLCLFGYCSKNCISSCKYGKKVSKKLEEVKELLSKGVFEELAEKRPASKVVKKDIQTTIGLDSMVGKAWDSIMKPEGRTLGIYGMGGVGKTTLLTHINNKLDKEVNGFDVVIWVVVSKDLQYKVIQDQILRRLRADQELEKETEEKKASFIDNILRRKKFILLLDDLWSAVDLNKIGVPRPTQENGSKIVFTTRSKKVCRDMEADDELKMDCLSTNEAWELFQNVVGEAPLKKDPEILTLAEKISKKCHGLPLALNVIGKAMSCKEDVHEWRHANDVLKSSSREFPGMEENILSVLKFSYDGLEDEKVKSCFLYCSLFPEDYEIKKEELIEYWINEGFINGKRDEDGSNNKGHVIIGSLVRAHLLMESETTVKMHDVLREMALWIGSTSGKEEEKQCVKSGVKLSCIPDDINWSVSRRISLMSNQIEKISCCPKCPNLSTLFLRDNDLKGIPGKFFQFMPSLIVLDLSRNRSLRDLPEEICSLTSLKYLNLSYTRISSLSVGLKGLSKLISLDLEFTKLISIDGIGTSLPNLQVLKLYRSRQYIDARSIEELQLLKHLKILTGNVTDASILESIQGVEGLVRCVQRLRIINISAKDLTLNMVALGGLRELEIINSKISEIKIDWKCKGKEDLPSPYFKHLFSIVIQDLEGPKELSWLLFAPNLKHLEVIRSPSLEEIINKEKGMNISNVHPPDMTVPFPKLESLTLRGLPELERISSSPQALPSLKDIAHCPKLSLESFQDTNRYVEIEE comes from the coding sequence ATGGGAGGGTGTGTATCAGTAGATATACCATGTGATCAAGTGGTGAGTCAAACCTACAGATGCTTATTTGGGGATGGAAATCACATCCACATGATGAAGCCAAATCTCGAGGCTCTGGATACAGCTACGCGAGAACTTAGAGAAAGGCGAGTTGATCTGTCAAGAAGAGTTTCCCTAGAAGAAGATAAAGGTTTGGAGCGGCTTGCTAAAGTAGAAGGATGGTTGTCAAGGGCAGAAAGTATTGACTCTGAGGTCAGTGATCTGCTTAGGGAGGAACCAACTGAAACAAAGAGATTGTGTCTTTTTGgatattgttcaaaaaattgcatATCAAGCTGTAAGTATGGTAAAAAGGTATCGAAGAAGTTGGAAGAAGTTAAAGAGCTTCTATCTAAAGGAGTTTTTGAAGAATTGGCCGAGAAAAGACCTGCATCAAAGGTGGTGAAGAAAGATATCCAAACAACAATAGGTTTGGATTCAATGGTCGGAAAGGCATGGGACAGCATCATGAAACCTGAAGGAAGAACTTTAGGTATTTATGGCATGGGGGGAGTTGGGAAAACAACCCTCTTAACTCATATCAACAACAAATTGGACAAAGAGGTGAATGGATTTGATGTTGTGATATGGGTTGTGGTCTCTAAAGATTTGCAATACAAGGTGATTCAGGATCAGATTCTAAGAAGATTACGTGCTGACCAAGAATTGGAAAAGGAAACAGAAGAGAAGAAAGCATCTTTCATAGACAATATCCTAAGAAGAAAGAAATTCATACTGCTATTAGATGATCTGTGGAGCGCGGTAGATTTGAACAAGATTGGAGTTCCACGTCCAACTCAAGAAAATGGATCGAAGATAGTTTTCACCACTCGTTCAAAGAAAGTTTGCAGAGACATGGAAGCTGACGATGAGCTGAAAATGGATTGTTTGTCAACGAATGAAGCGTGGGAACTGTTTCAAAATGTAGTTGGAGAAGCCCCATTAAAGAAGGATCCGGAAATTCTCACACTTGCAGAAAAGATTTCCAAAAAATGTCACGGCTTGCCACTTGCACTCAATGTGATTGGCAAAGCCATGTCATGTAAAGAGGATGTACATGAATGGCGTCATGCAAATGATGTTCTCAAAAGTTCCAGCCGCGAGTTTCCAGGTATGGAAGAAAATATTCTATCAGTTTTGAAGTTCAGCTATGATGGTTTAGAGGATGAAAAGGTGAAATCATGCTTCCTATACTGTTCGTTGTTCCCGGAAGATTATGAAATAAAGAAGGAGGAGTTGATCGAATATTGGATCAATGAAGGATTTATAAATGGAAAGAGAGATGAAGATGGAAGTAACAACAAAGGTCATGTTATTATTGGTTCGTTAGTTCGTGCGCATCTATTGATGGAATCAGAAACTACTGTGAAAATGCATGATGTGTTACGTGAAATGGCTCTTTGGATAGGGTCTACGTCtggaaaagaggaagaaaaacaGTGCGTCAAATCCGGTGTGAAGCTAAGCTGTATACCAGATGACATCAACTGGTCAGTTTCGAGAAGGATCTCGTTGATGAGTAATCAAATTGAAAAGATATCTTGCTGTCCCAAATGCCCCAACCTTTCCACTCTATTTCTCAGGGATAACGACTTGAAGGGTATACCAGGTAAATTTTTTCAGTTTATGCCGTCCCTTATCGTCTTGGATCTTTCGCGTAACCGAAGTCTTAGGGACTTGCCGGAAGAAATTTGCAGCTTGACTTCCTTGAAATACCTCAACTTATCATACACACGTATAAGTTCGTTATCAGTTGGTTTGAAGGGGTTGAGCAAACTTATAAGCCTGGACCTGGAGTTCACCAAGCTTATAAGCATTGATGGGATAGGAACAAGCTTACCAAATCTTCAGGTGTTGAAACTATATCGTTCTCGTCAATATATTGATGCAAGATCAATTGAGGAGCTACAACTTTTAAAGCATTTGAAGATTTTAACAGGAAATGTGACAGATGCTTCAATTTTGGAAAGTATCCAAGGAGTGGAGGGACTGGTGCGTTGTGTTCAACGCCTTCGGATTATCAATATTTCCGCAAAGGATTTAACATTAAACATGGTAGCTCTGGGTGGTCTTCGAGAACTTGAGATTATAAATTCCAAGATCTCTGAGATAAAGATAGATTGGAAATGCAAAGGGAAAGAAGATCTTCCTTCTCCATACTTCAAGCACCTCTTCAGTATTGTTATACAGGATTTGGAAGGTCCAAAAGAATTGAGCTGGTTATTGTTTGCTCCAAATCTCAAGCATCTTGAGGTGATACGTTCACCAAGCctagaagaaataataaataaggaGAAGGGAATGAATATTAGCAATGTGCATCCTCCTGATATGACGGTTCCCTTTCCGAAGCTAGAATCCCTCACTTTAAGGGGTTTGCCTGAATTAGAGAGAATATCCTCAAGTCCCCAGGCCCTTCCATCCCTGAAAGATATTGCTCACTGCCCAAAGCTGTCACTAGAGAGTTTCCAGGACACGAACAGGTATGTTGAAATTGAAGAATGA
- the LOC106321162 gene encoding probable disease resistance protein At1g15890 isoform X3 produces MGGCVSVDIPCDQVVSQTYRCLFGDGNHIHMMKPNLEALDTATRELRERRVDLSRRVSLEEDKGLERLAKVEGWLSRAESIDSEVSDLLREEPTETKRLCLFGYCSKNCISSCKYGKKVSKKLEEVKELLSKGVFEELAEKRPASKVVKKDIQTTIGLDSMVGKAWDSIMKPEGRTLGIYGMGGVGKTTLLTHINNKLDKEVNGFDVVIWVVVSKDLQYKVIQDQILRRLRADQELEKETEEKKASFIDNILRRKKFILLLDDLWSAVDLNKIGVPRPTQENGSKIVFTTRSKKVCRDMEADDELKMDCLSTNEAWELFQNVVGEAPLKKDPEILTLAEKISKKCHGLPLALNVIGKAMSCKEDVHEWRHANDVLKSSSREFPGMEENILSVLKFSYDGLEDEKVKSCFLYCSLFPEDYEIKKEELIEYWINEGFINGKRDEDGSNNKGHVIIGSLVRAHLLMESETTVKMHDVLREMALWIGSTSGKEEEKQCVKSGVKLSCIPDDINWSVSRRISLMSNQIEKISCCPKCPNLSTLFLRDNDLKGIPGKFFQFMPSLIVLDLSRNRSLRDLPEEICSLTSLKYLNLSYTRISSLSVGLKGLSKLISLDLEFTKLISIDGIGTSLPNLQILTGNVTDASILESIQGVEGLVRCVQRLRIINISAKDLTLNMVALGGLRELEIINSKISEIKIDWKCKGKEDLPSPYFKHLFSIVIQDLEGPKELSWLLFAPNLKHLEVIRSPSLEEIINKEKGMNISNVHPPDMTVPFPKLESLTLRGLPELERISSSPQALPSLKDIAHCPKLSLESFQDTNRYVEIEE; encoded by the exons ATGGGAGGGTGTGTATCAGTAGATATACCATGTGATCAAGTGGTGAGTCAAACCTACAGATGCTTATTTGGGGATGGAAATCACATCCACATGATGAAGCCAAATCTCGAGGCTCTGGATACAGCTACGCGAGAACTTAGAGAAAGGCGAGTTGATCTGTCAAGAAGAGTTTCCCTAGAAGAAGATAAAGGTTTGGAGCGGCTTGCTAAAGTAGAAGGATGGTTGTCAAGGGCAGAAAGTATTGACTCTGAGGTCAGTGATCTGCTTAGGGAGGAACCAACTGAAACAAAGAGATTGTGTCTTTTTGgatattgttcaaaaaattgcatATCAAGCTGTAAGTATGGTAAAAAGGTATCGAAGAAGTTGGAAGAAGTTAAAGAGCTTCTATCTAAAGGAGTTTTTGAAGAATTGGCCGAGAAAAGACCTGCATCAAAGGTGGTGAAGAAAGATATCCAAACAACAATAGGTTTGGATTCAATGGTCGGAAAGGCATGGGACAGCATCATGAAACCTGAAGGAAGAACTTTAGGTATTTATGGCATGGGGGGAGTTGGGAAAACAACCCTCTTAACTCATATCAACAACAAATTGGACAAAGAGGTGAATGGATTTGATGTTGTGATATGGGTTGTGGTCTCTAAAGATTTGCAATACAAGGTGATTCAGGATCAGATTCTAAGAAGATTACGTGCTGACCAAGAATTGGAAAAGGAAACAGAAGAGAAGAAAGCATCTTTCATAGACAATATCCTAAGAAGAAAGAAATTCATACTGCTATTAGATGATCTGTGGAGCGCGGTAGATTTGAACAAGATTGGAGTTCCACGTCCAACTCAAGAAAATGGATCGAAGATAGTTTTCACCACTCGTTCAAAGAAAGTTTGCAGAGACATGGAAGCTGACGATGAGCTGAAAATGGATTGTTTGTCAACGAATGAAGCGTGGGAACTGTTTCAAAATGTAGTTGGAGAAGCCCCATTAAAGAAGGATCCGGAAATTCTCACACTTGCAGAAAAGATTTCCAAAAAATGTCACGGCTTGCCACTTGCACTCAATGTGATTGGCAAAGCCATGTCATGTAAAGAGGATGTACATGAATGGCGTCATGCAAATGATGTTCTCAAAAGTTCCAGCCGCGAGTTTCCAGGTATGGAAGAAAATATTCTATCAGTTTTGAAGTTCAGCTATGATGGTTTAGAGGATGAAAAGGTGAAATCATGCTTCCTATACTGTTCGTTGTTCCCGGAAGATTATGAAATAAAGAAGGAGGAGTTGATCGAATATTGGATCAATGAAGGATTTATAAATGGAAAGAGAGATGAAGATGGAAGTAACAACAAAGGTCATGTTATTATTGGTTCGTTAGTTCGTGCGCATCTATTGATGGAATCAGAAACTACTGTGAAAATGCATGATGTGTTACGTGAAATGGCTCTTTGGATAGGGTCTACGTCtggaaaagaggaagaaaaacaGTGCGTCAAATCCGGTGTGAAGCTAAGCTGTATACCAGATGACATCAACTGGTCAGTTTCGAGAAGGATCTCGTTGATGAGTAATCAAATTGAAAAGATATCTTGCTGTCCCAAATGCCCCAACCTTTCCACTCTATTTCTCAGGGATAACGACTTGAAGGGTATACCAGGTAAATTTTTTCAGTTTATGCCGTCCCTTATCGTCTTGGATCTTTCGCGTAACCGAAGTCTTAGGGACTTGCCGGAAGAAATTTGCAGCTTGACTTCCTTGAAATACCTCAACTTATCATACACACGTATAAGTTCGTTATCAGTTGGTTTGAAGGGGTTGAGCAAACTTATAAGCCTGGACCTGGAGTTCACCAAGCTTATAAGCATTGATGGGATAGGAACAAGCTTACCAAATCTTCAG ATTTTAACAGGAAATGTGACAGATGCTTCAATTTTGGAAAGTATCCAAGGAGTGGAGGGACTGGTGCGTTGTGTTCAACGCCTTCGGATTATCAATATTTCCGCAAAGGATTTAACATTAAACATGGTAGCTCTGGGTGGTCTTCGAGAACTTGAGATTATAAATTCCAAGATCTCTGAGATAAAGATAGATTGGAAATGCAAAGGGAAAGAAGATCTTCCTTCTCCATACTTCAAGCACCTCTTCAGTATTGTTATACAGGATTTGGAAGGTCCAAAAGAATTGAGCTGGTTATTGTTTGCTCCAAATCTCAAGCATCTTGAGGTGATACGTTCACCAAGCctagaagaaataataaataaggaGAAGGGAATGAATATTAGCAATGTGCATCCTCCTGATATGACGGTTCCCTTTCCGAAGCTAGAATCCCTCACTTTAAGGGGTTTGCCTGAATTAGAGAGAATATCCTCAAGTCCCCAGGCCCTTCCATCCCTGAAAGATATTGCTCACTGCCCAAAGCTGTCACTAGAGAGTTTCCAGGACACGAACAGGTATGTTGAAATTGAAGAATGA
- the LOC106321162 gene encoding probable disease resistance protein At1g15890 isoform X2, translated as MGGCVSVDIPCDQVVSQTYRCLFGDGNHIHMMKPNLEALDTATRELRERRVDLSRRVSLEEDKGLERLAKVEGWLSRAESIDSEVSDLLREEPTETKRLCLFGYCSKNCISSCKYGKKVSKKLEEVKELLSKGVFEELAEKRPASKVVKKDIQTTIGLDSMVGKAWDSIMKPEGRTLGIYGMGGVGKTTLLTHINNKLDKEVNGFDVVIWVVVSKDLQYKVIQDQILRRLRADQELEKETEEKKASFIDNILRRKKFILLLDDLWSAVDLNKIGVPRPTQENGSKIVFTTRSKKVCRDMEADDELKMDCLSTNEAWELFQNVVGEAPLKKDPEILTLAEKISKKCHGLPLALNVIGKAMSCKEDVHEWRHANDVLKSSSREFPGMEENILSVLKFSYDGLEDEKVKSCFLYCSLFPEDYEIKKEELIEYWINEGFINGKRDEDGSNNKGHVIIGSLVRAHLLMESETTVKMHDVLREMALWIGSTSGKEEEKQCVKSGVKLSCIPDDINWSVSRRISLMSNQIEKISCCPKCPNLSTLFLRDNDLKGIPGKFFQFMPSLIVLDLSRNRSLRDLPEEICSLTSLKYLNLSYTRISSLSVGLKGLSKLISLDLEFTKLISIDGIGTSLPNLQVLKLYRSRQYIDARSIEELQLLKHLKILTGNVTDASILESIQGVEGLVRCVQRLRIINISAKDLTLNMVALGGLRELEIINSKISEIKIDWKCKGKEDLPSPYFKHLFSIVIQDLEGPKELSWLLFAPNLKHLEVIRSPSLEEIINKEKGMNISNVHPPDMTVPFPKLESLTLRGLPELERISSSPQALPSLKDIAHCPKLSLESFQDTNRYVEIEE; from the exons ATGGGAGGGTGTGTATCAGTAGATATACCATGTGATCAAGTGGTGAGTCAAACCTACAGATGCTTATTTGGGGATGGAAATCACATCCACATGATGAAGCCAAATCTCGAGGCTCTGGATACAGCTACGCGAGAACTTAGAGAAAGGCGAGTTGATCTGTCAAGAAGAGTTTCCCTAGAAGAAGATAAAGGTTTGGAGCGGCTTGCTAAAGTAGAAGGATGGTTGTCAAGGGCAGAAAGTATTGACTCTGAGGTCAGTGATCTGCTTAGGGAGGAACCAACTGAAACAAAGAGATTGTGTCTTTTTGgatattgttcaaaaaattgcatATCAAGCTGTAAGTATGGTAAAAAGGTATCGAAGAAGTTGGAAGAAGTTAAAGAGCTTCTATCTAAAGGAGTTTTTGAAGAATTGGCCGAGAAAAGACCTGCATCAAAGGTGGTGAAGAAAGATATCCAAACAACAATAGGTTTGGATTCAATGGTCGGAAAGGCATGGGACAGCATCATGAAACCTGAAGGAAGAACTTTAGGTATTTATGGCATGGGGGGAGTTGGGAAAACAACCCTCTTAACTCATATCAACAACAAATTGGACAAAGAGGTGAATGGATTTGATGTTGTGATATGGGTTGTGGTCTCTAAAGATTTGCAATACAAGGTGATTCAGGATCAGATTCTAAGAAGATTACGTGCTGACCAAGAATTGGAAAAGGAAACAGAAGAGAAGAAAGCATCTTTCATAGACAATATCCTAAGAAGAAAGAAATTCATACTGCTATTAGATGATCTGTGGAGCGCGGTAGATTTGAACAAGATTGGAGTTCCACGTCCAACTCAAGAAAATGGATCGAAGATAGTTTTCACCACTCGTTCAAAGAAAGTTTGCAGAGACATGGAAGCTGACGATGAGCTGAAAATGGATTGTTTGTCAACGAATGAAGCGTGGGAACTGTTTCAAAATGTAGTTGGAGAAGCCCCATTAAAGAAGGATCCGGAAATTCTCACACTTGCAGAAAAGATTTCCAAAAAATGTCACGGCTTGCCACTTGCACTCAATGTGATTGGCAAAGCCATGTCATGTAAAGAGGATGTACATGAATGGCGTCATGCAAATGATGTTCTCAAAAGTTCCAGCCGCGAGTTTCCAGGTATGGAAGAAAATATTCTATCAGTTTTGAAGTTCAGCTATGATGGTTTAGAGGATGAAAAGGTGAAATCATGCTTCCTATACTGTTCGTTGTTCCCGGAAGATTATGAAATAAAGAAGGAGGAGTTGATCGAATATTGGATCAATGAAGGATTTATAAATGGAAAGAGAGATGAAGATGGAAGTAACAACAAAGGTCATGTTATTATTGGTTCGTTAGTTCGTGCGCATCTATTGATGGAATCAGAAACTACTGTGAAAATGCATGATGTGTTACGTGAAATGGCTCTTTGGATAGGGTCTACGTCtggaaaagaggaagaaaaacaGTGCGTCAAATCCGGTGTGAAGCTAAGCTGTATACCAGATGACATCAACTGGTCAGTTTCGAGAAGGATCTCGTTGATGAGTAATCAAATTGAAAAGATATCTTGCTGTCCCAAATGCCCCAACCTTTCCACTCTATTTCTCAGGGATAACGACTTGAAGGGTATACCAGGTAAATTTTTTCAGTTTATGCCGTCCCTTATCGTCTTGGATCTTTCGCGTAACCGAAGTCTTAGGGACTTGCCGGAAGAAATTTGCAGCTTGACTTCCTTGAAATACCTCAACTTATCATACACACGTATAAGTTCGTTATCAGTTGGTTTGAAGGGGTTGAGCAAACTTATAAGCCTGGACCTGGAGTTCACCAAGCTTATAAGCATTGATGGGATAGGAACAAGCTTACCAAATCTTCAGGTGTTGAAACTATATCGTTCTCGTCAATATATTGATGCAAGATCAATTGAGGAGCTACAACTTTTAAAGCATTTGAAGATTTTAACAGGAAATGTGACAGATGCTTCAATTTTGGAAAGTATCCAAGGAGTGGAGGGACTGGTGCGTTGTGTTCAACGCCTTCGGATTATCAATATTTCCGCAAAGGATTTAACATTAAACATGGTAGCTCTGGGTGGTCTTCGAGAACTTGAG ATTATAAATTCCAAGATCTCTGAGATAAAGATAGATTGGAAATGCAAAGGGAAAGAAGATCTTCCTTCTCCATACTTCAAGCACCTCTTCAGTATTGTTATACAGGATTTGGAAGGTCCAAAAGAATTGAGCTGGTTATTGTTTGCTCCAAATCTCAAGCATCTTGAGGTGATACGTTCACCAAGCctagaagaaataataaataaggaGAAGGGAATGAATATTAGCAATGTGCATCCTCCTGATATGACGGTTCCCTTTCCGAAGCTAGAATCCCTCACTTTAAGGGGTTTGCCTGAATTAGAGAGAATATCCTCAAGTCCCCAGGCCCTTCCATCCCTGAAAGATATTGCTCACTGCCCAAAGCTGTCACTAGAGAGTTTCCAGGACACGAACAGGTATGTTGAAATTGAAGAATGA